TGAACCTGCGGCGGCTGAGGTTGTTCCTGCGGAAAATAACGTTGCGACAGCGACCATTAAAGCCGCCGCTGTGGTGCCAGAGAGAACTGCAGCCGTCGATACCCGGCTAGAGACAAAATCGTCACTGGATAAGCAAGCATTGCAGCAACTGCTGGCTCAAGTCACAACGGCTGAAGTTAGTTCCCATGTTGTGGATGTTTCAGCATTATCTCCTGTAGAAACTGTTCAAGAAAGTCAGCGACTTGAAATTAAAACAGCAGTCGTTACAGATATTCAGCCTCAAGCCTCTATTACTACAGAGCCTCAAACGGGTAGCGAACCACCGAAAAATATCGTGCCGTTGGAGCAGCTGCTCGATGATGAATTTCAGGTGTTATTTTTTAATGTGGCAGGCCTGACGTTGGCGGTTCCGTTGCTCAGTTTGGGGGGAATTGTACCGGTGGAACATATAAACCATATCATCGGCAGACCCCGTTGGTTTAAAGGTGTGCAGAGTTATCGTGACTCTCAATTGAATATTGTGGACACCGGTGCGTGGGTTATGCCGGAAAAATATGATGATAAGCTGGCACAATCCATAAATTATCAATATCTTGTAGTGTTAGAAGATAGCAATTGGGGATTGGCCTGCGAATCGCTGGTTAATGCCGTCAAAATTGATAAGTCCCAGGTCAATTGGCGTGGGAAAGCGGGGAAACGCCCCTGGTTAGCCGGGGTGGTTAAGGAACAAATGTGTGGCATTTTGCATGTGCGGGCACTTGTTGAAATGCTCAATGCCGGATTGGGATGTCAGGATCCAATAAACTGAGGTAAATATGACAGAATCAAGAAATGTCGCTGCTGTAGCTGCAGGTAAAGACGATGCAGTACTGCAGTGGGTCACTTTCAAGTTAGACAATGAGACCTATGGCATCAACGTGATGCAGGTCCAGGAAGTGTTACGCTATACCGAAATTGCCCCAGTGCCTGGTGCGCCGCATTATGTGCTGGGGATCATTAACTTACGTGGCAATGTGGTGACAGTCATTGACACCCGCAGTCGTTTTGGCCTTGCTGCTGCAGAGGTAGATGATTCCACTCGTATTGTGATTATTGAAGCAGAAAAGCAGGTTATCGGTATTCTGGTAGACAGCGTTGCCGAAGTGGTTTATCTGCGTCGCTCTGAAATTGATAACGCGCCGAATGTTGGTACCGAAGAAAGCGCTAAGTTCATTCAGGGCGTCAGTAACCGCGGTGATGAACTGCTTATTCTAGTGGATTTGGATAAATTGCTGTCAGATGAAGAATGGGCTGAGCTCGCCCAGCTGTAATGTTGCATTGAGGGATATTCACCGTATTGCCGTTAGTCGTAAGGAGTGATCACCGATGATAGGCGATGGTTTTATGATCGCAGCGCTGGTGTACATTGTTGCCTGTCTCGGTCTGGTGTTGTTTTTGCAAAAGCAGGGCAACCGGTTGCGAAACAAAGTCGACGCGTTGACCGTGTTGGTAAAAGAAGGCGATCGGCAACGGGAAGCGTTAAAAAGAGAACTCCAGGAACTGCGCAGTGGCACTATCGGTGTAGGACGCCGGTTGTTGTCGTTGGAGCGTAAGCTTGTGGAGCAAGACGTAAAATTGGATGAGTCGATGCAGCAAGAGCCGCAAGCTAAGTTATACAGTCGCGCGATAAAAATGGTGCAGTTGGGCGCGGGTGTTGATGAGTTAATGCGGGAATGTGAACTACCTAAAGCAGAAGCTGAGTTATTGATCCGCATGCATAGTAAACACTAACCGAGTGCAAAAAAGGAGGCTTTAGCCTCCTTTGTACTATACTTGCTCGGTAATTTTTTTATGCACATTATCCCATTGATCGGGAAATTTCCCATCAAGCATATAGACAAACGCGATTAATTCCGCGATTAACAAATACAACTCTTTCGGAATGGTCTCGCCTAATTCTAACATCTGCAGAAAGTTGCTGAGATGTTCGTCCTGGTGGATATAAACGCCGGCTTCTTTGGCGACAGCAATAATCTCTTCTGCCAGCAAGTCTCGTCCCTTCGCCGTAATTGTAGGAGCAGACTTACCGTCATAACTTAACGCGACAGCTTGCTTTGGTGGCGCTTTGGCTTCGTCAGACATTGGTATTCCTCAGGCTTTAATTTGCACTAGATAGTGATCGCCCGGTAATAAGGTGGCTGGTACCGGGGCGACATGTGCTGATAACTCTGCTGGCGTCAATCCTATCTGAGTTAACTTCGTGGATAATGCTGCGAAGTGGTTACTTACTTTATCAATCAATAGCTGACTACTGCCGATAAAATGCAGGTTAACGCTATGATTTTGCATCTGTGCCTTGGCTAGCAGTGCACCACCACTCAGATTAAATTTTAGCTGTAGTTGCCATTGGCTGCGTTTATCGGCACCTTCTGAACCTTGAGCGGTATGCTCGAATTTTGCTTCCAGCTGCTCTTGGCGTTGATCGAGGTAATAGGGCAAGGTGACATACCAACATTGCCCTTGATTATCGGCGCTGGCTTGCTGGTAAAGGCGGATACTCTGCGCCATATGGTTAACATTTTCTAAAGAATCATTGTTCTGTAAGGCTTGCAGTAACTGTGGGGCGATATTGATGCGAGTCTGCAGCGCTTGAAGATACTGGCGAAGCCTAGGACTGATGTGTTGTTGCTGACTAAAGGCTTTTACCCCAATCAGCAACTGCAAAATAGTGCTTACCGCATCTGACTGTGTGGCATTGGGGGCGGTAATTGGCGCACTGGGTTGAAAGCGCATTTGTGCCGCCATCTCTGCCATTAGCGTTACCGGTTCGGCAAGGTTACTTAGTGGTTTAGGTTGCAATGCTGGCAGAAGTTTAAGCAACTCCGACGCAACATTTTGCTTTACTTCCATCGCATGCAACTCTGTTCTTGGCACGGCCCCTAATTTATTGAATGCTTTTTGTAAAAAGTTAAGAGAGGCTGGTAGGGTGCCTGCTGTTTGTGCGGGAGGCTCCGCTATATTTACTGGTGTTTCAGCTGTTTGCTGCGGTGCTGGAATATCAACAGGCTTATTGATTTGGCTCGAAGGCTGCGATTGACTCGATAATGGTAGCGGTTTATCTAGGGGGATCGCTGCAGTATCCGCTTTTACGGTTGTTCCCTGTGTGTTGCTAGCGGTAGCCATCTTTATCATATCAACTGATTGTGTAGCGGACGCTGGGGTACTAGTCGCTGGCGATACGGAAACAGTGCTGCTGGCTGTTATGGGGATTGCTGAAGCCGTGTCTGCCGTACTTTTTATTGGCGGTGCCGGCACCTGTTCTAACGATTTTATCCAGTGGCTGAAGATAGCGCTTATATCGGGTTTACTGGTCACGATGGCGGCTTGCGCGGGCGTGGCTGGTGTTGCAGTAACAGCATTGGTTGTGGCCTTTAAGCTAATATCAAAGCGATGTGTTACTGGTTCTAGTTTTAACTGTAGCGTTTCACCATCTGCCACCACCTTTGCCAGATATTGTCCGGTAGGAAGCTTAACGTTTTGTGGAATGGTGATGACCGTTCCGCCGGCAAAGCGCATATCATTTTTTTCTACTGTCACCGGCGGTAATGGATAGCCTTGCGGCCGACTGGCTAATTGCATCAATAATGGCATTGGAATGCCATTTTGTGATGCCAATTGCGTAAGGGCGTCAGGTAATTTTATCTGGATCGCTTCAGCGAGTACCAATAACTGACTAGCACGGCCCTGCATCACCTCTGGAAGCGGATTTTGCAGCTCTAATGCGGCAGCTTTTCCTTGTTGTAGCATTAATTTGAGTTGTTGCTGTACGTCGATTGTTTGCAGGGTAAATTGCTTCCCCTGTAGCGTTATCTGTAACTCATCGCCGGATATATCAATATTGACGGGCAATACCGTGCTGTTACCGGCAACCGGTGGTACTGAACCTGGCAGATCAGGCGGTATTGTGCCATTTATTGGATTCATTGTTTCAATCCAGGGTTTTAATGT
This portion of the Shewanella yunxiaonensis genome encodes:
- a CDS encoding chemotaxis protein CheW yields the protein MPKSVDETVFDYFSVLLREPAAAEVVPAENNVATATIKAAAVVPERTAAVDTRLETKSSLDKQALQQLLAQVTTAEVSSHVVDVSALSPVETVQESQRLEIKTAVVTDIQPQASITTEPQTGSEPPKNIVPLEQLLDDEFQVLFFNVAGLTLAVPLLSLGGIVPVEHINHIIGRPRWFKGVQSYRDSQLNIVDTGAWVMPEKYDDKLAQSINYQYLVVLEDSNWGLACESLVNAVKIDKSQVNWRGKAGKRPWLAGVVKEQMCGILHVRALVEMLNAGLGCQDPIN
- a CDS encoding chemotaxis protein CheW, with protein sequence MTESRNVAAVAAGKDDAVLQWVTFKLDNETYGINVMQVQEVLRYTEIAPVPGAPHYVLGIINLRGNVVTVIDTRSRFGLAAAEVDDSTRIVIIEAEKQVIGILVDSVAEVVYLRRSEIDNAPNVGTEESAKFIQGVSNRGDELLILVDLDKLLSDEEWAELAQL
- a CDS encoding DUF2802 domain-containing protein, with protein sequence MGDGFMIAALVYIVACLGLVLFLQKQGNRLRNKVDALTVLVKEGDRQREALKRELQELRSGTIGVGRRLLSLERKLVEQDVKLDESMQQEPQAKLYSRAIKMVQLGAGVDELMRECELPKAEAELLIRMHSKH
- a CDS encoding EscU/YscU/HrcU family type III secretion system export apparatus switch protein — translated: MSDEAKAPPKQAVALSYDGKSAPTITAKGRDLLAEEIIAVAKEAGVYIHQDEHLSNFLQMLELGETIPKELYLLIAELIAFVYMLDGKFPDQWDNVHKKITEQV